The stretch of DNA AGTTGAAAGACAAAGACAAGGACACACACACTGAGTGGGTTCAGGTTCGTTAAGCtcttgttatttcttttttttttttttggtatttgNNNNNNNNNNNNNNNNNNNNNNNNNNNNNNNNNNNNNNNNNNNNTGTTTGCACAAAATGGGAATTACTTTGTAGCGGTGGCTTGTTCTCTTAATTGAAACACTCTGGGGGTTGAAGTTCTGAAAAGAaggagtttttttattttttatttttttatggatttGAGAAATTTTGATGATTTATTTGCAAGGTCTCAATTAGGAGAGGGAAATTTTTGGGTTCATGTTATATTGTGAGAATTACCAATAGCTTAAGGACGAAGTTGAAAGTTTAAACTTTTTGCTAAAATTGAGAGAAAGTTGAGTTATTTGTTTGTTCTGAATGATTCAAGTGTCTTGCATCTCAATCTCATAGCATGGCTGTGGTGAGTCCTGTGCCTGCAACAACACAAAGGATGGGTTCTGTGAGGCGAGTTCAAGAGGGTGAAATTGTTGGGGAGCCTAATCAAGCTGTGGTAGTTGATGAACCAATCTATGTTGCTGTGTCAAAAGAAGTGAAAGAGAGCAAGCTGAATCTGATATGGGCGATTCAGAACTCTGGAGGAAGGAGGATTTGCATACTTCATGTTCATGTTCCTGCAACCAAGATCCCTTTGAGTAAGTTTGTATACTTGTCTATATGGATTCGATGTTTGGTTCCTTAATTGTCTGAAATTTTTCAAGTCAATGGTTGGTATGTGTTGCTTTGATGATTTTCAAACTAGATTTCGGAAATATAGTTAAAGTTCTGTTTGTTGgattttgtttgaattttgtCGGAAATTTACTTGACAATTTTTGTTTGGTGTTATTCGGCTGTGTTGGTCAAAATGATCATATGATGTTTTCTCTCATAAAAAAAGGAATTGATTTTAAGAACCAAATTTAGCTTGATATTTGGTCAATCTTTCATACAATTTGTTTTTTTCAATTTGCTGATGATGGTCTGTAATTGTAATCTTCTTGTTAAGTGGGTGCTATGTTCCCTGCAAGTTCACTGAAAGAGCAGGAGGTTCGAGCATACCGGGATATTGAAAGGCAAACCATGCATAAGACTCTTGATGAGTATCTTCGTATATGTCAACGGATGGGGGTAAATTTACGCTGTAATTCTATGTGTATATCTAttagtttcaaattttatttgattttacaTTAGTTGCTTTCTGATACAGGTGCAGGCGGAGAAAGTGCATATTGAAATGGACAACATTGAAAAAGGAATTGTAGAACTTGTCTCCCAACGTGGCATCCAAAGGCTTGTCATGGGAGCGGCATCGGACCGATCCCATTCTAGGTAAGAAGCCACTAGCCAGATAGCACCACCCTCCCCTTCTGTAAGAGAATCTTTCTTTGCCGTGTGGAATTGTAGTCCGATCCCTATTAGTTTTGATGAAGtcagaaaaattgaaaataggAGATGAAATCAGAAAACAactgttttcactttttcattcCTGAAATTCTGAAAGTGAAACAGAAAGCTCACACATTTCCACTAAGTTCAGCTTCATGACATTTCAGGAGAATGATGGACTTGAAATCTAAGAAAGCCATCTTTGTATGTGAGCAAGCTCCGGCATTTTGTTGGATACAGTTTATCTGCAAAGGGCACCTTATACACACAAGGTATAAGAAGCATTCTAAAATATTGATGCACTCTGATCTAAACACAATATAGTTTCACATGAAAGATAAATTCAATACAGAAAGAGAGTTTGTAAATTCCTGTGAATACtagtatatttaataatttcaaaaagcTTTTTATCTTGATTTACTTCCTTTCAATATTGGGTACTGATTTAAGTATGACATCAACACAGGGATTTGGTACAACAAGTTCCAAACTCTGAAGCTGAACATCCAGTACTCCCGAGATCTCAATCTGTTATTACTCCGGGCCAAAATCAAACTAGTCATCGTCGGGAGTTATTTCGCAAAGTAAGGTCTGCCAATGATGGTGCTGTAGGGGGCATTATGCATGATTCTTCTCCAGATAACTTTGAAGGGTTCTCAACTCCACCAAATAGGTTAGGTACTGATTTAAGTTCTGATGAGTCAGATAGGCTGTCAAGGACAAGGAGTCCTTCAGCTTTGTCAGTGTGCTCCGATAGTGGTGCTGTTGACCCAATGTTGAGCCCAAATTCGGTTAGTGAGATTGCCGAGAACGTAGCAGAGTTGACTTTGAGCCATGCAATCAAAGAGGatcttcattcttctcctcCTAGTGTACTGGTAAACCAATATTCTTTTCTCATTCAGTTAGTGTCTATTTATGCATTGTAGCATGAGTACGTTTATCTTTTAACATGTTGGAAGTGATGAGAAGCAACTTTTACTTTCGAATCGATAGCATCTGAACACCGGAAGGTTTATGCTGATGCTTAGAATGATGTGATTGAACTCTAGCAGGATGGAGGAATGAATGATACTATATATGATCAACTTGAATTGGCTATGGCTGAGGCCGAGAGAGCCACACGAAACGCATATCAAGAAACATATAGGCGTGGGAAAGCTGAAAAGGAGGCCATTGAAGCTATGCGAAAGGTAGCTATCCTGTTTTTAATTGCTTCAAGACTTCTCCAAGACTATTCTATTCTCATCATGTTTCAAATATATTTGCTTATTTTGTATTCATTGGTTGTATCTAGTTTTGTAGTTTCTATGTTCTTCTTAGCAGTAAAGcatttctaaattctaatacCAAAGAAGTATAATAAGAAAGTGGAGGATTTATAACTCATCCATGACCAATGCTAAATAATATCATTTGAATGGATGAGCATGATTTTGTGTTGTATTATCATGCCCCAAATTTGCAACTTGGTTCGCTTTCTAACCCGTCTCATTGCGTGAACCGCCCCCATTGACAGGCTAAAATCTCTGAAAGTTTATATGTAGAAGAGTTGAATCTGAGGAAAAGGGCCGAGGAAGaactacaaaaagaaaaagaacaactTCAAAATATGAAGATCCAGAGAGACAAAGTTAAGGAAGAACTCCAACTTGCACTGGATCAGAAGTCATCACTGGAGAGCCAAATTGCATCATCCGAACTTATGATAAAGGAGTATGAGCAGAAGATCATTTCTGCCGTGGATCTGTTACAAAGCTACAAGAACGAACGGGATGAGTTGCAGGTACAGCGCGATGAAGTGCTGAGAGAGGCCACGGAGTTGAGGAAAAAACAAGGAGAGGCCTCTGGCACTCGCACGCCTCAATTGTTTTCGGAGTTCTCTTTCCTTGAGATAGAACAAGCAACAAATAACTTTGATCAGTCCCTAAAGATAGGAGAAGGTGGATATGGAAGTATATTTAAAGGTATGTTGCGGCACACTGAGGTGGCTATAAAGATGTTGCACTCTGACAGCATGCAAGGACCCTTGGAGTTTCAACAAGAGGTGAGCTTCTTCGACTATGACAAGatgttaatttcttttaaaatctaTCTTTCTTCCTTTGTATATTTGTGAAATTGTCCTTTGCATCGTTTATTACCAACTTTATAAGATATGCCAAGTGGATATTTATTTTGACCCTACTTGTTGTTTTGTCCCAGGTTGATGTATTGAGCAAGTTAAGGCATCCAAATCTTATCACACTTGTTGGAGCCTGCCCAGAATCCTTTACTCTTATCTACGAGTATTTACCGAATGGGAGCCTTGAAGACCGTCTGGTTTGCAAGGATAACACACCTCCCTTGCCATGGCAAACTCGAATTCGCATTGCTGCAGAACTTTGTTCAGCTCTCATCTTCCTTCACTCAAGTAAACCGCACCGCATAGTGCACGGTGACTTGAAACCCTCTAACATTCTCCTTGATGCAAACCTTATTAGCAAGCTAAGCGACTTTGGAATCTGCCGCATATTATCTCGTCGTGAGGATTCGACTGATAACACTACGGAGTGTTGGAGAACCCACCCAAAGGGAACTTTTGTTTACATGGATCCGGAATTCCTTGCGTCCGGGGAACTTACTCCAAAGTCAGATGTTTATTCCTTTGGAGTCATATTGATGAGATTGTTGACAGGAAGACCGGCCTTGGGAATAACAAAGGAAGTGTCCTATGCACTGGAAACCGGAAAGCTGAAATCCCTGTTGGATCCTTTAGCCGGAGACTGGCCATTCGTGCAAGCCGAACAATTGGCTCGCCTGGCCATGAGGTGTTGCGAGATGAATAGAAAGAACCGGCCGGATCTTTATTCCGATGTATGGAGGGTATTGGACCCCATGACAGCTTCCTCTGGAGGCACACTAAGTCCTTCAGGTCTTTACCAACAAACACCATCATATTTCATTTGTCCAATCTTTCAGGTATTTGTCTCCATTCATACATCTCTCAATCTTTCACAATGTTATATCCTCATCATCTatgtaaaattcaaaatcctcATACCATTGAATTAGCTTTGGCATTTGAATATAAAACAGCTAACACAAGaaaattatgttgcaggaagtaATGCGAGATCCGCATGTAGCTGCGGATGGCTTCACTTATGAAGCCGAGGCCATAAGAGGGTGGCTTGACAGCGGTCACGACGATTCGCCAATGACAAATTCGAAGCTTGCGCACCGCAATCTTGTTCCGAACCGCGCACTCAAGTCTGCAATCCATGACTGGCTTCAAAGTCATTAAACAAGATTATCACTTTCCTGTGCTGTGTAAACTACCTGTTAATAGAATGTATagggaagcaagttttcaaaattttatatattttcttttttcattatatcattttttgtttcttacaTATCTTAAAAAGATCTAGATGTGTCACCTTGTTATTCTGAGTCATTGTAAAGCACATATAtttcaacatatatatatatgtcaagAAAATACATTTTATGATACTCTTCATTCATCGCACCAATAATTTACAgcttactaattaattaatcacaTAATCTCTTTTATGATACATTTTATAATACATTTTATGATACTCTTCATGTCAATAATCTTACAAAGAGATTACGCTCAAGTTGTTTATGTGATCTTTTGCAAAAGTTTATGGATCTCATATAAGCACTTCTCATTATGACGTTACACGATGATCATGCACCTTTTGAATTGaaagaataaatattttagaacaACTATAACTTGCATGATCATGCAACTAAAGTTTACacttgattttattatttcaataaaGTTAATTactacttttaaataaaaagaactaAATTCAAATACACACGATAAGTCTCTTTACTCATGCTTTATCTCGATGAAAACATTGTAATATTATAACTGCTTAAATGATTTGGTAAAAAATCCCTTCCAACCGGTAGTAACTTGGATGAGGCGCTCCTCCTCCGGCGATGTATGAACGGAACACCAACTTGCTCCACCCACAAAGTTCCAACCACGAACACTAGCGACGTCATACTATCAACGACAACTCCTCCACCACAAGGCCACCAAGTCGCTCAAAGAAAAGAAGGACCCCTGCAGCGATAGACTCAGGAACAGCACAACAGaagcataatttattttttcccaaatcaaatactgaataaaaatttaattttcttttacttttttgggtgaaatttttgttaattcagTTTTAACCACAACAACATATATTTATTGTGTTTCATTAACAATTTTACCGTCATTGATATACTGAACCCGAGAGTCAAGCGACCTCCAAACTCTCCAGATGTCAGGCACCTGATGGTTCCGCGAGCTTAGCCATTGTAGCTCTTCCGTCCTGGGTACGCCGAGGTATATAGCTTCCGGGTGGGCACTTGAGTCCTAGGTCGAGATATACGTCGTCCCGGGGCAGCGTTGCAAATTAACCTCGGCCTTCTGAAACACAGCAGGGGAGCACCTGCAGAAAGCACTCCGACGCTTAAGTAAGTATGTGAGTTATAAAGGAATAAAGAATAATAAGTGAGAATGAGTTATGTGACCTGTCCTATGGGTTGTGTCCTCTGAGCCTTTATAGGCGAATATGGCTAGTTTGTTCCGATGTATTTGGTAGGTGCCGTTACCAGTATCTTTTGGTTATGTAGTGTCGTGATTCATTCTGATTAGTAGGTTCTGTTGTTGTGGATAAGGTTGACTTAGTCAGGAGTTTCTGTTGCAATTCCATGTTCCCGATTTCTGAGCTCGGTTTCGATTTTAGGCTTATTCTCGAGTATAACGGGATACACGTCATAGCCCCCAAGCTCGGCTGGTGTTGTGCGAGGAACAGTAGCTGAGCTTTGATAGGTTCATGTCCGATTCTTCTTCTTGTCGTTGGgccttctttttgtttgaaaggGTTTTGAATAGttggttttcttttgttttggtaAATCGTGTCGTCTTTATTGCGCTTTATTACCGTTTGGGTTTCCCATATTCTTTAGtggacatgaatttatattaccCACTAAGATAGTGGGCTTGTAAtaatcgttttttttttttggaacttACGCTTTGCTGCTTCATCTTCTCATCGTTTTATCTTTGCTATGTCTTCGAAAGGTTATCATTTCTTCTCTCACTTTTTACTGTTACTGCTTTTGCTTATTCATGGCGGGAGAAAAGTTGAAAGAGAAGTTGAAAGTTGTTGAGGTTAGGGAAGATGATCCCTATCACTGGGTTCATGAGGATGTTAGAACTCGTTCCTCTTCTTTTACTAGTGTCGATTCCCTTTCGGAGTTGAAAGGTTTGGACTTCGTAAAAGGTGGTTCTGGTGTCACCGTCGAACTTCTTTCGTGTTCCAGTGATGATAGGGTTTATGAGAGAAGGGGTGATTAGTCGTATTTCTACATGTATACCCCATGCATGATTGAACTTGGTGTGAAGTTTCCCTTTTCTCCTTTCGAGTGTGATGTCCTTACTCAACTGAACTGTGCACCATCACAGCTACATCCAAACTCCTAGGCGTTTCTTCGCGCCTTTCAGTGCCTGATGGATTACCTTTCCTTTCCTTGTTCGTTGTCGttattcttctctctttttcaagcGAAAGGTGTTCGGAAGGGTTTGTGGGTTTGCCTTAGCAGTTTTCCTAGTCGTTCCTTGTTTCTTCTTTAtaaatcttcttttaaaaacTTCAAATCTCTTTTTGTTAAAGTTCGATCTTTTGAGTCTGAGTACCTATTTTATTTGGACGATGAACTTAGCGAAAAGTTTTTCCCTTTATTGGTGTTCTGAGCTGAGTCAAATCCTTGAGGCTTCTGAGCGGAGTGAGGAGGAGGAATTTGTGTTGGATTTTCTGGTTGAGAGTGTTGCTGCTGGGGAGTGTATGTCTATTCCTGATATTCTGCGTTTTTGTGATTCAGGTGATATTGAGAGTTTGAGAACTTATATAGGTAATGTCTTggttgtttttttgtttgtattgGAGTTTGTCGTCATTTTTCTGATGTTGTTGTATCTTGTAGGTGGACGAGTTCCTCTCTTGGATCCTTCGAAGTTGCAGTcttttttgaacaagaaaaaagaaaaaggtgtTGGTGGTTCAGCTGATCGGAAGGATGGTGGTGAGCAAGCTTTCTCTTCTATTGCTCGTTCGGCGTCCTCATTTAAACGAAAAAGGGATGACTCATCTTTGGAGATCATTTCGGAGGTCGACCAGGAGGTTGTTGGAGGTGGCGAGCCTGCCTTTGATCGACAGAAGAAGCTTCATGGCTTTGTTGCAGGGTCTAGCTCTCAGTCTCTTTGGAGTGAGCAATTCAATTTTGCCGAGCTTTCTGATAGGGCATCTCAATATCCTAGAGATATGCTTATGACCCGTCGGATCGGTGTGGATGCGCTTGGCAAGTTCGTCAGGTTGTTATACTTTTATCAGGActcttttttgttctttctttgTAATCTCATTCTAATTTTGGAGGACCCTTTATAGATTGTCGCTTCTCGTTTTATGTGTCTTGGTCGCACCACCGAGCTTATTGGTGCTGAGCAACAGGAGGCGGTGGATAAGATTGCTGATTCGGAGAAGTCGTATAAGGCGAGGATTGCTGATTTGGAGAAGTTAGTAAAAGAGAAGAATGATGTTGTTGTTAATGATGTGGCTGAGGAGGAGGTAGCTCTCTTAAGGGACTAGATTTGACTGTTGCAAGCCGAGGTGAAGGAAAATGATGTGGCCAAAGGTTGGCTCACATCTCGTGTTCATGAGTTGGAGGAAAATGGGATGGAGATGTTCTCCTATAGCTTTGAACGTGCTGTGAGCCAAATTTCTCTGCTGGCTCCAGAGTTTGACATTGATCGGCATGACATGACGAAGATAGTAGTTAATGGAAAACTAGTTGTAGACAGAACTGTAGAGGAGCATGATGAGAATGCCCCTCCTTCTAAGTTTTAATTTGgtgtttgtttattttgtacTTTGTTTTTGAAAGTGACATTATGTCCTTGTGGATGTTGGATATTGTTAGTTTGAACTTGTTTGCTGGTGCCGACCATTGTTAGGTCGGTTTGTGTTAATATTTCTCGTTTTTGGTAGATTGTTTTTCTGCAACTAAGATAGGAGACATGGGATTtgtattttattgaaaaagttgTTTGGGACTGAATATGATTAATTATAGATTTGAATATTGACAATGTATTGTGCGTCGGGCCTCGTTAAAACCCACCTTAGGCCAAAAACCCTTTTCTTGGGAAAAAAGGCTCTAagggggaaaaagagtacattcATTCGCGATTTGTACAAGTTAAGATCGGTACATCTTTAGAGAGAAGATATTCCAATTTCCTGATATCGGATTGCCTTGTAGTGTTTGTAGCTGGTAAGCCCCCATTCCGAGCACTTTGGACACTCAGAATGGTCCCTCCCAGTTTGCGGGAAGCTTTCCATGCGAAACTGGTCGTCTGGCTTCTTCTGTTCGTCTGAGGACTAGGTCGCCCTCCTCGAATGTCCTTGGCACCACTTTCTTATTATGCCTTCTTTTTGCTAGTTGTTTCCGTGCTCTTTGTTTGATGGCGGCTATTTCCCTGTCCTCTTCTGCGAGGTCAAGCTCGGCGTTTCTTACGTTTGTATTATGTAGCTCGTCGTATAGTTCGGCTCTTAATATNNNNNNNNNNNNNNNNNNNNNNNNNNNNNNNNNNNNNCAGTGCCTCCGAGCCATAGACTATTTTGAAAGGTGTCTCACCCGTGGTGGTTTGTACTATGGTGTTGTAGCTCTATAATACTTCTGGAATTAGCTTTGCCCACTCTCCCTTTGCATTATCGAGTTTTTTCTGTAGTGCCTGCAGTATAACTCGGTTAGCAGCCTCGGTTTGCCCATTTGTTTGTGGGTGTTCGACCGAGCTAAAATGATGTTGTATATTAaagttatttagaaatgaacCGAGCTTATTATCTGTGAATTGCCTACCATTGTCTGATATTATTTCCTTTGGTATTCCGAATCGACATATGATATTTTTCCAAATGAAAGATCGTACCTTTTCGGCCGTTATTCTCGCCAATGGTTGTGCTTCTATCCATTTGGAGAAATAGTCTATTGATACTAGGAGAAATTTTACCTAGCCTGATGTTATTGGGAATGGGCCGAGGATGTCGAGTCCCCATCTGTGAAAAGGCCAGCTTACCTCCATGCTCTGTAATACTTCGGTCGGCTTTGTAGAGATGGCGGCATGCTTTTGGCATTTATCACATGTTTTGACTTTCGTTATGCAATCCCTTTTCATGGTCGGCCAATAATATCCTGTTTGGACGATCTTTGCAGCGAGAGCTCGTCCTGCGATGTGGTTTTCACATACGCCCTCATGAACTTCGTCCATCACTTCTTTTGCCTCTTCTTCATTTAGGCATTTTAGCTATGGTTGTGAGAAATCGCGCTTGTATAGTTCTCCTGCTATGTTTGTGTAGAGACTTGCTTTTCGTCTGGAGTGTTGCAGGTTGAGCTCGTCTCTGGGTATGATACCTGCATTGATGTACTCAAGGAAAGGTGTTCTTCAGTCGCGGAGGTGGTTAATGTTTGTTATAGATAATAGTTCAATGCTGGGTTTTTTAAGTGTGAGTTGTAATAATGCCGATGTTTGTGTGTCTGCTCTAGTGGCGGCAAGTTTGGATAATATGTCTGCCCTAACATTATTTTCTCTATGCACATGTAGAATAATGAACGAACTGAACTTTGAAATGAGATCCCTTGCTATGAGCCAATATCGCTCTAGCGAGGGATCTTTTACCCGAAACTCTCCTCGGATTTGTTGAACCACCAAGAGGGAGTCACAAAATGCTGTTAGGCTTTGTACTTGGAGGCTCAGAGTGAGCTTGAGTCCTACTATGAAGGCCTCATATTCGGCTTGATTGTTGCTTGCCGGGAAGTGAAACCGAAGAGACTGCTCGGCCACCACTTTGTCACCTTCTTTCAGGATTATCCCAGCTCCGCTTCCTCCTCGGCTGGATGCCCCATCAACGTGTAACTCCCAAGGTTTGTTGTTCTCGTTCGGGGTTAGTTCTGAGATGAAGTCTGCGAGGACCTGTGCTTTCAATGCCGACCTTGGTTGAAATTGGATATCAAATTTTGAGAGCTCGATAGACCATTTGGTCAGACGTCCAGCCAGTTTTGGTTTAGTCAGTATTTGTCTTAATGGTTGGTTTGTCCGTACTATTACTGTGTGGCTCTGGAAGTAGGGTCTGAGTCTTCTTGCTATTGTCACAAGCGTTAAAGCTAGTTGTTCTATCTTCGGATACCTTTGTTCTGTTGACTGCATGACTCTACTGACGAAGTATACCGGTTGTTGCGTTTTTCCTGTCTCGATAACTAAAGCCGAGCTTATAGAATGGTTAGAAATTGATAAGTACAAATATAAAGGTTTACCGACTTCTGGTCTTTGCAGCACTGGTGGTGATGACAAAAATGTTTTGAGCTCGGCGAACGTTTTCTCGCATTCCCCTATCCATTGGAACTTTTTATTCTTTGTTATTGCTTGGAAAAAGTGGTATGATCGGCTTGATGCTGATGGTAGGAACTGGGATAGTGCTGCTACTTTTCCTGCCAATTGTTGTACTtcttttactgttttagggCTCGTCATATTAAGTATTGCTTCGCATTTTTTAGGATTTGCTTCGATTCCTCGTGAAGTTAGCATAAATCCGAGGAATTTGCCTCCTTGCACTCCAAAGGCACATTTGTCTGGGTTGAGTTTCATCTTGTATGTTCTTATCTGTGCAAATATCTCTTTTAG from Arachis duranensis cultivar V14167 chromosome 4, aradu.V14167.gnm2.J7QH, whole genome shotgun sequence encodes:
- the LOC107485790 gene encoding U-box domain-containing protein 33 isoform X1 codes for the protein MAVVSPVPATTQRMGSVRRVQEGEIVGEPNQAVVVDEPIYVAVSKEVKESKLNLIWAIQNSGGRRICILHVHVPATKIPLMGAMFPASSLKEQEVRAYRDIERQTMHKTLDEYLRICQRMGVQAEKVHIEMDNIEKGIVELVSQRGIQRLVMGAASDRSHSRRMMDLKSKKAIFVCEQAPAFCWIQFICKGHLIHTRDLVQQVPNSEAEHPVLPRSQSVITPGQNQTSHRRELFRKVRSANDGAVGGIMHDSSPDNFEGFSTPPNRLGTDLSSDESDRLSRTRSPSALSVCSDSGAVDPMLSPNSVSEIAENVAELTLSHAIKEDLHSSPPSVLQDGGMNDTIYDQLELAMAEAERATRNAYQETYRRGKAEKEAIEAMRKAKISESLYVEELNLRKRAEEELQKEKEQLQNMKIQRDKVKEELQLALDQKSSLESQIASSELMIKEYEQKIISAVDLLQSYKNERDELQVQRDEVLREATELRKKQGEASGTRTPQLFSEFSFLEIEQATNNFDQSLKIGEGGYGSIFKGMLRHTEVAIKMLHSDSMQGPLEFQQEVDVLSKLRHPNLITLVGACPESFTLIYEYLPNGSLEDRLVCKDNTPPLPWQTRIRIAAELCSALIFLHSSKPHRIVHGDLKPSNILLDANLISKLSDFGICRILSRREDSTDNTTECWRTHPKGTFVYMDPEFLASGELTPKSDVYSFGVILMRLLTGRPALGITKEVSYALETGKLKSLLDPLAGDWPFVQAEQLARLAMRCCEMNRKNRPDLYSDVWRVLDPMTASSGGTLSPSGLYQQTPSYFICPIFQEVMRDPHVAADGFTYEAEAIRGWLDSGHDDSPMTNSKLAHRNLVPNRALKSAIHDWLQSH
- the LOC107485790 gene encoding U-box domain-containing protein 33 isoform X2; its protein translation is MAVVSPVPATTQRMGSVRRVQEGEIVGEPNQAVVVDEPIYVAVSKEVKESKLNLIWAIQNSGGRRICILHVHVPATKIPLMGAMFPASSLKEQEVRAYRDIERQTMHKTLDEYLRICQRMGVQAEKVHIEMDNIEKGIVELVSQRGIQRLVMGAASDRSHSRRMMDLKSKKAIFVCEQAPAFCWIQFICKGHLIHTRDLVQQVPNSEAEHPVLPRSQSVITPGQNQTSHRRELFRKVRSANDGAVGGIMHDSSPDNFEGFSTPPNRLGTDLSSDESDRLSRTRSPSALSVCSDSGAVDPMLSPNSVSEIAENVAELTLSHAIKEDLHSSPPSVLDGGMNDTIYDQLELAMAEAERATRNAYQETYRRGKAEKEAIEAMRKAKISESLYVEELNLRKRAEEELQKEKEQLQNMKIQRDKVKEELQLALDQKSSLESQIASSELMIKEYEQKIISAVDLLQSYKNERDELQVQRDEVLREATELRKKQGEASGTRTPQLFSEFSFLEIEQATNNFDQSLKIGEGGYGSIFKGMLRHTEVAIKMLHSDSMQGPLEFQQEVDVLSKLRHPNLITLVGACPESFTLIYEYLPNGSLEDRLVCKDNTPPLPWQTRIRIAAELCSALIFLHSSKPHRIVHGDLKPSNILLDANLISKLSDFGICRILSRREDSTDNTTECWRTHPKGTFVYMDPEFLASGELTPKSDVYSFGVILMRLLTGRPALGITKEVSYALETGKLKSLLDPLAGDWPFVQAEQLARLAMRCCEMNRKNRPDLYSDVWRVLDPMTASSGGTLSPSGLYQQTPSYFICPIFQEVMRDPHVAADGFTYEAEAIRGWLDSGHDDSPMTNSKLAHRNLVPNRALKSAIHDWLQSH